Proteins co-encoded in one Christiangramia fulva genomic window:
- a CDS encoding DNA topoisomerase IV codes for MKKLILLLLMVFSVYSCYNPEKNCKDFHTGTFKFETYINGELVTSTFIRNDSIEIEEFQGEIDTSSVRWVNDCEYILRNLNPDNMAEEKAIEMRILTTNKNGYTFEYGVVGDPQKSRGSVTRVEKD; via the coding sequence ATGAAAAAGCTCATTCTTCTACTCCTGATGGTTTTTAGTGTTTATTCCTGCTATAATCCTGAAAAAAACTGCAAAGATTTCCATACAGGGACCTTCAAATTTGAAACTTATATAAATGGGGAACTGGTAACCTCAACTTTTATTCGGAACGATTCCATTGAAATTGAGGAATTCCAGGGAGAAATTGATACTTCTTCAGTGAGATGGGTGAATGATTGCGAATACATTCTCCGAAATTTAAATCCTGATAATATGGCTGAAGAGAAGGCCATAGAAATGCGAATTCTCACCACGAATAAAAACGGATATACCTTTGAATACGGTGTTGTGGGCGACCCGCAGAAGTCAAGAGGCTCGGTTACCAGAGTAGAAAAAGACTAA
- a CDS encoding Lrp/AsnC family transcriptional regulator: MAKFKLDETDHQILDMLIENTRTPFTDIAKKLLISAGTVHVRVKKMEEAGIIIGSSLTLDYKKLGYAFIAYVGVFLKNTSQTKFVLERINEIPFVTVAHVTTGKFNVFCKIRARNTQHAKEIIFQLDDIEGVYRTETMISLEESINDKKRLMHSIFKDL, translated from the coding sequence ATGGCCAAGTTTAAATTAGACGAAACAGATCATCAGATTCTCGATATGCTCATCGAGAATACCAGGACGCCCTTTACAGATATTGCTAAAAAATTGCTTATCTCTGCCGGAACAGTTCACGTTCGGGTAAAAAAAATGGAAGAGGCCGGAATTATTATTGGCTCTTCACTAACCCTCGATTATAAAAAATTAGGTTACGCTTTTATTGCCTATGTAGGCGTCTTCCTTAAAAATACTTCCCAGACAAAATTCGTTCTGGAAAGGATCAATGAGATTCCATTTGTTACTGTAGCACATGTCACTACGGGAAAATTTAATGTTTTCTGTAAGATAAGGGCTCGTAATACGCAGCATGCCAAGGAAATAATTTTCCAGCTGGATGATATTGAAGGGGTATATCGAACCGAAACAATGATTTCTTTAGAAGAAAGCATCAATGATAAGAAACGGCTGATGCACTCCATTTTCAAGGATCTGTAA
- a CDS encoding M14 family zinc carboxypeptidase, translating into MKKNRFQDLLKDEWYEAIKLAEISGRYINNDNLKKHLDHFSSEIDIKVIGNSVAGEPIRLFKIGSGKKKILMWSQMHGNESTTTKAVLDLCNAFIKEIDHEIFQEILSKCSLFIIPILNPDGARAYTRVNANQVDLNRDMQKLSQPESSILKDTYNEILPDFCLNLHDQRTIFSAGARRNPATLSFLTPSKDPKRSIDESRKISMGLIAGIATDLREDLPGMIGRYDDAFNINCAGDTFQSLSTPTLLFEAGHFPGDYQREKTRKYVFKALISALYRISSFTEKDISDDFEDYFSIPENKKLFKDIIIREAQVEGEIVDVAIHYSEKLVKGKIEFEPILEKKASFISGFGHREIMANKEELKIPGLSAPLENVVVNKIILKNEELVFKEG; encoded by the coding sequence ATGAAAAAAAATCGGTTTCAGGATCTACTAAAAGATGAGTGGTATGAGGCAATTAAATTAGCTGAAATTTCAGGCAGGTATATCAACAATGATAATCTGAAAAAGCATCTCGATCATTTTTCTTCAGAAATAGATATTAAGGTAATTGGTAATTCGGTTGCAGGAGAACCTATAAGACTTTTTAAGATTGGTTCAGGTAAAAAGAAAATTCTCATGTGGTCGCAGATGCACGGCAATGAATCTACCACGACCAAAGCGGTGCTGGATTTGTGCAATGCCTTCATTAAGGAAATTGATCATGAAATCTTTCAGGAGATTTTATCCAAATGTTCCCTTTTTATTATTCCCATTCTTAATCCTGATGGAGCAAGGGCGTATACACGCGTAAATGCGAATCAGGTGGATCTAAATAGAGATATGCAAAAGCTGAGTCAGCCTGAAAGCAGCATTCTTAAAGATACCTACAATGAAATTTTACCTGATTTTTGTTTGAATTTGCATGATCAGCGTACTATTTTCAGTGCAGGCGCCAGGAGAAATCCCGCAACACTTTCTTTTTTAACTCCTTCTAAAGATCCGAAAAGAAGTATTGATGAATCCCGGAAAATAAGCATGGGACTGATTGCCGGGATTGCTACTGATCTTCGGGAAGATCTGCCAGGTATGATTGGCAGGTACGACGATGCCTTTAATATTAATTGTGCGGGCGATACCTTTCAAAGCCTTTCAACGCCAACTTTACTCTTTGAAGCCGGGCATTTTCCCGGTGATTATCAGCGCGAGAAAACCCGCAAATATGTATTTAAAGCCCTGATTTCTGCCTTGTACCGTATTTCATCTTTTACAGAGAAAGATATTTCAGATGATTTCGAAGATTATTTTTCAATTCCTGAAAATAAGAAGCTTTTTAAGGATATTATCATCAGGGAAGCGCAGGTGGAAGGGGAGATAGTAGATGTTGCGATTCATTATTCTGAAAAGCTAGTGAAAGGAAAAATAGAATTCGAGCCAATATTGGAAAAAAAGGCGTCTTTCATCTCTGGATTTGGCCATAGAGAGATCATGGCAAATAAAGAAGAATTAAAGATTCCTGGATTATCTGCACCTCTCGAAAACGTTGTAGTTAATAAAATTATCTTAAAAAATGAAGAATTGGTGTTTAAAGAAGGCTAA
- a CDS encoding DinB family protein, producing the protein MKRKELQKNEIGDFYWRYINLIPEDASLIETLEKNTAEICHFLLSLPQEKWEYRYENEKWSILEVIQHIIDTERVFQYRALSIARGEEKPLPGFDHDQYVKASEAGTRKGAELVEEFRTLRKAAIWMYRNFNEKMLSRQGTVNGNPASPRAIAFVMAGHALHHKNIINERYL; encoded by the coding sequence ATGAAGAGAAAAGAGCTTCAAAAAAATGAAATCGGTGACTTTTACTGGCGGTATATCAATCTTATTCCGGAGGATGCCAGTCTGATAGAAACGCTGGAAAAAAATACTGCTGAGATTTGCCATTTTCTGCTATCCCTTCCCCAGGAAAAATGGGAATACAGGTATGAAAATGAAAAATGGTCAATTTTAGAGGTAATTCAGCATATAATAGATACCGAAAGGGTTTTTCAATACAGAGCTTTGAGCATTGCCCGGGGAGAGGAAAAACCTCTTCCCGGATTTGATCATGACCAGTATGTGAAAGCCAGTGAAGCCGGCACCCGAAAAGGGGCCGAACTTGTGGAAGAATTTCGCACACTTAGAAAAGCGGCTATCTGGATGTATAGAAATTTTAATGAAAAAATGTTAAGCCGGCAGGGAACGGTAAACGGGAACCCTGCGAGTCCACGCGCTATTGCCTTCGTTATGGCCGGTCATGCCCTACATCATAAGAATATCATTAATGAAAGATACCTTTGA
- a CDS encoding type 1 glutamine amidotransferase domain-containing protein codes for MEKRIAMVATNGFEEVELTSPKKAMEKEGFKVDIVSPKEGKIKAWDKDHWGGEYTVDKNISNVSAEDYNALVLPGGVMNPDNLRTNEDVLKFVRDFFKQSKPVAAICHGAWTLINAEVVEGRTMTSYHTVRKDLENAGANWVDKEVVVDQALVTSRNPDDLEAFNAKVIEEIKEGKHDLQHA; via the coding sequence ATGGAAAAGAGAATTGCAATGGTAGCTACTAACGGGTTTGAGGAAGTTGAACTTACCTCTCCCAAAAAAGCTATGGAAAAAGAAGGTTTTAAAGTTGATATTGTGAGCCCGAAGGAAGGAAAAATAAAAGCCTGGGATAAAGATCACTGGGGCGGCGAATACACTGTTGATAAAAATATCAGCAATGTTTCTGCTGAAGATTACAATGCCCTTGTTTTGCCAGGTGGTGTTATGAATCCTGATAATTTAAGGACTAACGAAGATGTTCTAAAATTTGTTCGTGATTTCTTTAAACAAAGTAAACCGGTTGCGGCTATTTGCCACGGGGCATGGACTTTAATTAACGCAGAAGTGGTAGAAGGTAGAACAATGACTTCTTACCATACAGTAAGAAAAGATCTTGAAAATGCCGGTGCTAATTGGGTAGATAAAGAAGTTGTGGTAGACCAGGCTCTGGTAACCAGTAGAAATCCTGATGATCTTGAAGCTTTCAATGCCAAAGTGATCGAAGAGATCAAAGAAGGAAAGCATGATTTACAACACGCCTAG
- the mscL gene encoding large-conductance mechanosensitive channel protein MscL — MGLLKEFKEFAVKGNMVDMAVGIIVGAAFNSVVDALVKQVIMPPLSLLTGDIHFPDKKIILREAVGDPGAANYVQEIAVGYGILLQNLINFIIVGFVLFLFIRFMNRFRAKSQDPKNVKVTTPKDIELLSNLRDLMEEQNKILKERQN, encoded by the coding sequence ATGGGATTGCTAAAGGAATTTAAAGAATTTGCTGTTAAAGGCAATATGGTCGATATGGCCGTGGGGATCATCGTTGGTGCCGCCTTCAATTCAGTGGTAGATGCGCTGGTAAAGCAGGTGATCATGCCGCCTTTAAGCCTTTTAACAGGTGATATTCATTTTCCCGATAAAAAGATCATTTTAAGAGAAGCCGTTGGTGATCCAGGTGCCGCGAATTACGTTCAGGAAATAGCTGTTGGCTACGGAATTCTATTGCAAAACCTCATCAATTTTATTATTGTTGGATTTGTACTTTTTCTATTTATCAGGTTTATGAACCGGTTCAGGGCTAAATCCCAGGATCCGAAGAATGTTAAAGTAACTACTCCAAAAGACATTGAATTGCTTTCGAATTTAAGAGATTTAATGGAAGAGCAAAACAAGATCCTGAAAGAACGTCAGAATTAG
- a CDS encoding helix-turn-helix domain-containing protein has product MVNTEQFAERLQKILEYYELSAAAFADEIEVGRSSISHIISGRNKPSLDFVMKVVKKFPEVELYWLLNGKGSFPSSSASPEKEKSAATTPPIPAQEIPGIKPEMNPTKTEGGKTISKIVIFYTDGSFEAFEN; this is encoded by the coding sequence ATGGTAAACACGGAACAATTCGCGGAAAGACTTCAGAAAATACTGGAATATTATGAACTTTCGGCTGCAGCATTCGCTGATGAAATTGAAGTGGGTCGCTCCTCTATTTCTCATATTATTTCAGGAAGGAACAAACCAAGTTTGGATTTTGTAATGAAGGTCGTGAAAAAATTTCCTGAGGTAGAACTCTACTGGCTGTTAAATGGAAAAGGTTCCTTCCCTTCTTCCTCCGCATCTCCCGAAAAGGAAAAATCAGCCGCTACAACTCCTCCAATTCCTGCTCAGGAAATCCCCGGGATAAAGCCTGAAATGAACCCAACTAAAACAGAAGGGGGTAAAACCATTAGTAAAATTGTTATTTTTTATACAGATGGAAGTTTTGAGGCCTTCGAAAATTGA
- a CDS encoding phosphoenolpyruvate carboxylase, with the protein MTREPRLERFNNNVLAKYQVYNSIFLTLPYDEIRKTGALLPLFLEVCENGFKKNKNPSEIVERFFNKYGEDPTEEEKIDLLFRFIQYIERQVVLFDAIEDASFPVVHNMDGRGTLRSVKEEVEATQKIDELKDFLKRFKVRPTLTAHPTQFYPGSVLGIITDLDKAIQKNDLIKIKQLLAQLGKTPFFKKEKPTPYDEAVSLIWYFENVFYQSASKIHNYIQYNMFGGDEVGNQVINLGFWPGGDRDGNPFVTTEITLKVAEKLRKTILQNYYKDVRKLKRRLTFRGVHEIMGELEESLYESAVSTTGKVRLSLEEFRNKLHQIKDILEKDHRSLFLEEVDDLLNKTKLFGYHFATLDIRQDSRIHQDVLNEIIEFSSKNNGEFPANFHERTEEEQVEILSNVKGKIDPEKLEEGMGRATLSSIYAMQEIQQKNGEEGANRYIISNCGSVQGVLQPFAFMRMCGWKDPDVDVIPLFETVPDLQDAHNVMEKLYTNPVYKKHLERRGNKQTIMLGFSDGTKDGGYLMANWSIYKAKESLTKISREYGIKVVFFDGRGGPPARGGGKTHQFYASLGPTIENEEIQITVQGQTISSNFGTRDSCTYNLEQLVSAGIANEIFSEGKNRLKEEDRKTMTELADISYKTYSDFKKHPKFIPYLEKMSTLKYYAKTNIGSRPSKRNKSAELNLSDLRAIPFVGSWSQLKQNVPGFFGVGTAIENLEKKGEFDRVKQLYENSEFFKTLLENSMMSLTKSFFPLTAYMKNDEEFGEFWELIHEEFERSKRMLLKVTGYDDLMQNQPAGRASIQARERIVLPLLTIQQHALRMVHDLSKDPSKAGDKLEVYEKMVTRSLYGNINASRNSA; encoded by the coding sequence ATGACAAGAGAACCCAGATTAGAGAGATTTAACAACAACGTACTCGCAAAATACCAGGTTTATAACAGTATTTTTCTTACGCTTCCTTATGATGAAATCAGGAAAACTGGAGCCCTTTTGCCACTGTTCCTGGAAGTTTGTGAAAATGGGTTTAAAAAGAACAAGAATCCTTCAGAAATTGTTGAACGGTTCTTTAATAAATACGGCGAGGATCCCACGGAAGAAGAGAAAATAGATTTGTTGTTCCGTTTTATCCAGTATATCGAGCGACAGGTAGTGTTATTTGATGCTATTGAAGATGCCTCTTTCCCCGTTGTTCATAATATGGACGGTAGAGGTACCCTGCGCAGCGTTAAGGAAGAAGTTGAAGCTACTCAGAAGATCGATGAGTTGAAAGATTTCTTAAAGCGATTTAAGGTCAGACCCACTTTAACGGCACACCCTACACAGTTTTATCCTGGTTCAGTATTGGGAATAATTACCGATCTGGATAAAGCCATACAAAAAAATGACCTGATTAAGATCAAACAGTTATTGGCCCAGCTGGGAAAAACTCCTTTTTTCAAAAAGGAGAAACCAACTCCTTATGACGAGGCTGTGAGTCTGATCTGGTATTTTGAAAACGTCTTTTACCAGAGTGCCAGCAAGATCCATAATTATATACAGTATAATATGTTTGGCGGTGATGAAGTAGGTAACCAGGTTATAAATTTAGGTTTCTGGCCCGGAGGGGACCGTGATGGAAATCCGTTTGTTACTACTGAAATTACGCTTAAAGTTGCCGAAAAACTGCGCAAAACCATTCTGCAGAATTATTATAAAGATGTAAGAAAGTTGAAACGCCGACTTACTTTCAGAGGCGTTCACGAGATAATGGGAGAACTTGAAGAAAGTTTATATGAATCGGCTGTTTCCACCACAGGGAAAGTTCGATTAAGCCTTGAAGAATTCAGAAATAAACTACATCAAATCAAAGATATACTTGAGAAAGATCACAGGTCATTATTCTTAGAAGAAGTAGATGATCTACTGAATAAAACCAAACTTTTCGGTTATCATTTTGCAACCCTTGATATCAGGCAGGATTCCCGGATTCATCAGGATGTTCTTAATGAAATCATTGAATTTTCCAGCAAAAACAATGGTGAATTTCCGGCTAATTTCCATGAGCGTACCGAAGAAGAACAGGTGGAAATTCTCAGTAATGTAAAAGGCAAAATTGATCCTGAAAAATTAGAGGAAGGTATGGGAAGGGCCACGCTTTCTTCGATCTATGCAATGCAGGAGATCCAGCAGAAAAATGGCGAAGAGGGAGCAAACAGATATATCATTAGTAACTGCGGAAGTGTGCAGGGAGTGCTTCAGCCGTTTGCTTTTATGAGAATGTGTGGTTGGAAAGATCCAGATGTAGATGTAATCCCGCTTTTCGAAACTGTTCCAGACCTTCAGGATGCTCATAATGTAATGGAAAAACTCTACACCAATCCTGTGTATAAAAAGCACCTAGAGCGCAGGGGGAATAAGCAAACTATTATGCTTGGTTTTAGTGACGGTACTAAAGATGGAGGATACCTCATGGCGAACTGGAGTATTTATAAAGCAAAAGAGTCCCTTACCAAAATATCCCGCGAATATGGCATCAAAGTAGTTTTCTTTGATGGCCGTGGAGGTCCGCCGGCAAGAGGTGGAGGTAAAACTCACCAGTTCTATGCTTCTTTAGGGCCTACAATTGAAAATGAGGAAATTCAGATCACTGTTCAGGGACAAACCATTAGTTCTAATTTTGGCACCAGGGATTCGTGTACTTATAACCTGGAACAGCTGGTGAGTGCCGGGATTGCTAATGAGATCTTTAGCGAAGGAAAGAATCGCCTTAAAGAGGAAGACAGAAAAACCATGACTGAACTGGCAGATATAAGTTATAAAACTTATTCCGACTTTAAAAAGCACCCTAAATTCATACCTTACCTGGAAAAGATGAGTACCTTAAAGTATTATGCCAAAACCAATATTGGAAGCCGCCCATCTAAAAGGAATAAGTCTGCTGAACTGAATTTATCTGATCTTCGGGCCATACCTTTTGTAGGAAGCTGGAGCCAGTTAAAACAAAATGTTCCAGGATTCTTTGGTGTAGGTACGGCAATCGAAAACCTGGAGAAAAAAGGCGAATTTGATAGGGTGAAGCAACTTTATGAAAATTCTGAATTTTTCAAGACACTGCTGGAAAACAGCATGATGAGTCTAACCAAGTCATTCTTTCCTTTAACTGCATATATGAAGAATGATGAGGAATTTGGAGAATTTTGGGAGCTGATCCATGAAGAATTTGAACGATCAAAAAGAATGTTGCTGAAGGTTACCGGCTATGATGATCTCATGCAAAACCAGCCGGCCGGAAGAGCAAGTATCCAGGCGAGGGAGCGCATTGTGCTTCCGCTTCTCACCATCCAGCAGCATGCCTTGCGAATGGTTCATGACCTAAGCAAAGATCCTTCAAAAGCGGGGGATAAGCTGGAAGTATATGAAAAAATGGTCACCCGTTCGCTTTATGGAAATATTAATGCAAGTCGAAATTCAGCCTAA
- a CDS encoding YihY/virulence factor BrkB family protein yields the protein MWKKLKTYLKLFKKAYFSWVKNGAYGRSATIAYYALFSLPSLLIIVVTIAGYFFGKDAVQGRLTSEIGRFIGYDTANAVEAMIQNAALSQNSTWAVIFGILMLVFGATGVFFQLKLAMNNIWNVAAKKTDFLRLVLDRVISLGMVFVLGLLLLIAMVVSTLLKLLADKIGEYLPNITGFMVRVGNFFISFIIITTLFAAIFKLLPDIRIRLRTTYVGASVTTVLFLLGEYIISFYFGQTHPGVVYGGASSIVLILLWVYFTCLILFFGAEFTVQYALLRKEKVEPNRFGEPAIYQEMAKLEERKMELEDEKHILDKLKSHLDFTKEKQEKQESKDR from the coding sequence ATGTGGAAAAAGCTAAAAACATACTTAAAACTTTTTAAGAAGGCATATTTTAGCTGGGTCAAGAACGGGGCATATGGCCGCAGTGCCACCATTGCTTACTACGCACTTTTTTCACTTCCGTCGCTACTGATCATCGTGGTTACCATAGCGGGATATTTCTTCGGAAAAGATGCGGTACAGGGAAGGTTAACCAGTGAAATTGGCCGGTTTATTGGCTATGATACTGCCAATGCAGTAGAAGCCATGATACAAAATGCCGCTTTATCACAGAATTCAACCTGGGCGGTGATTTTTGGAATTTTAATGCTTGTATTTGGGGCTACCGGAGTTTTTTTTCAGCTTAAGCTGGCCATGAACAATATCTGGAATGTTGCTGCCAAAAAAACCGATTTTTTGAGGCTCGTCCTTGATCGGGTGATCTCTCTCGGAATGGTTTTCGTGCTTGGCCTCTTGCTGTTAATCGCCATGGTTGTTTCTACACTTCTTAAACTCCTGGCTGATAAAATTGGTGAATATTTGCCTAATATCACGGGTTTCATGGTTAGGGTGGGGAATTTTTTTATTTCTTTCATTATCATAACAACGCTTTTTGCGGCTATTTTTAAATTACTTCCAGACATTCGAATTAGGCTTAGAACTACTTATGTTGGAGCTTCGGTAACCACCGTTCTTTTCTTGCTGGGAGAGTATATTATCAGCTTTTATTTTGGCCAAACGCATCCAGGTGTTGTTTATGGAGGTGCTTCTTCCATCGTACTTATTTTGTTGTGGGTATATTTTACCTGCTTAATTCTTTTTTTTGGCGCCGAATTTACCGTGCAGTATGCTTTGCTCAGGAAGGAAAAAGTTGAGCCAAACAGATTTGGTGAACCCGCGATCTATCAGGAAATGGCTAAACTCGAAGAGAGAAAAATGGAACTCGAAGATGAAAAGCATATTCTGGATAAATTGAAATCACATTTAGACTTCACAAAGGAAAAGCAGGAAAAACAAGAAAGTAAGGACAGGTAA
- a CDS encoding DNA gyrase/topoisomerase IV subunit A, with translation MEEHQEGAQEEQFEKKEELIRVTGMYKDWFLDYASYVILERAVPAIEDGFKPVQRRIMHSMKDLDDGRYNKVANIVGHTMQYHPHGDASIGDAMVQIGQKDLLIDTQGNWGNILTGDRAAAPRYIEARLSKFALEVLYSPKLTEWQLSYDGRKNEPVNLPVKFPLLLAQGAEGIAVGLSTRVLPHNFHELIEASILHLRGKKFKLFPDFPTGGVADISNYNDGLRGGKVRVRAKISQLDKNTLVINEIPYGTTTTSLIDSILKANDKGKIKIKKIEDNTAAEVEILIHLPSSISPDKTIDALFAFTQCENSISPLGCVIIDHKPIFLGVSEILRRSTDHTLELLKRELEIKLNELEEQWHFASLERIFIENRVYREIEEEETWEGVIRAIDEGLKPFTKHLKREVTEEDIIRLTEIRIKRISKFDIDKAQQKIEALEGEIAQVKHHLDNIVDFAVDYFKKLKKDYGQDRERKTELRIFDDIEATKVVIRNTKLYVNRKEGFVGTSLKKEEYVTDCSDIDDVICFTADGTMMVTKVDSKTFIGKDIIHVAIFKKKDKRTIYNMIYRDGKGGNVYVKRFAVTSITRDREYDLTQGKKDSKVLYFSANPNGEAEVVTVFLRQVGSIRKVKFDLDFAEVLIKGRNVKGNIVTKYSVKRIELKEEGVSTLKPRRIWFDETVKRLNVDERGELLGEFRGEDRLLVITQDGVAKTIKPELTTRFDEEMVVLEKWVKDKPISAIYWEPEKERYYVKRFLIENPDKEEKFISEHPDSFLEVISTDYYPVAEVVYTKPKGKERRENDEINLEEFISVKGIKALGNQLTTEKVNQINLLDPIPYEGQNEDEEDTEDETDSEKDITAEDIKSGEIKKVDKKSSSDGQPSLFDE, from the coding sequence ATGGAAGAACACCAAGAAGGAGCTCAGGAAGAGCAGTTTGAAAAAAAGGAAGAACTCATCCGGGTCACCGGGATGTACAAAGACTGGTTTCTTGATTATGCCTCATATGTGATCCTGGAAAGAGCTGTTCCCGCCATCGAAGATGGTTTCAAACCGGTTCAGCGCCGTATCATGCATTCCATGAAAGACCTTGATGACGGTCGCTATAATAAAGTTGCCAATATTGTGGGCCACACCATGCAGTATCACCCTCACGGAGATGCCAGTATTGGGGATGCGATGGTTCAGATTGGTCAAAAAGACCTGCTCATTGATACCCAGGGAAACTGGGGAAATATCCTAACCGGCGATCGTGCTGCCGCGCCTCGTTATATTGAAGCGAGACTTTCAAAATTCGCTCTGGAGGTGCTGTATAGTCCGAAGCTTACTGAATGGCAGCTTTCCTATGACGGACGAAAGAATGAACCGGTAAACCTTCCGGTAAAATTTCCATTGCTTTTGGCTCAGGGAGCTGAAGGGATTGCCGTGGGATTGAGCACCCGCGTTCTTCCGCATAATTTTCATGAGCTTATCGAGGCTTCGATCCTGCATTTAAGAGGAAAGAAATTCAAATTATTTCCCGATTTCCCAACGGGCGGGGTTGCCGATATTTCCAATTACAATGATGGCTTACGGGGCGGAAAAGTCAGAGTACGCGCCAAAATTAGTCAGTTGGACAAAAATACGCTGGTAATTAATGAAATTCCTTACGGGACAACCACTACGAGCCTCATTGATTCCATTCTGAAGGCAAACGACAAAGGAAAGATCAAGATCAAAAAGATCGAAGACAATACAGCAGCCGAAGTCGAAATTCTTATTCATCTGCCGTCAAGCATTTCTCCCGATAAGACCATCGATGCCCTTTTTGCATTTACGCAATGTGAAAATTCAATTTCTCCGCTGGGATGTGTGATTATTGATCATAAACCCATCTTCCTGGGAGTTTCTGAAATTTTACGAAGATCTACAGATCACACGCTGGAATTATTGAAGCGGGAACTGGAGATCAAACTGAATGAACTTGAGGAACAATGGCATTTCGCTTCCCTTGAGAGGATCTTTATTGAAAATCGCGTTTATCGTGAGATTGAAGAGGAAGAAACCTGGGAAGGAGTAATTCGCGCTATTGACGAGGGTTTGAAACCTTTTACCAAACATTTAAAACGCGAGGTAACTGAAGAAGATATCATTCGCCTGACCGAAATCAGGATCAAACGGATCTCCAAATTCGATATTGACAAAGCACAACAAAAAATAGAAGCCCTCGAAGGAGAAATCGCCCAGGTGAAGCATCATCTTGACAATATCGTAGATTTCGCTGTAGATTATTTCAAAAAACTGAAGAAAGATTACGGGCAGGATCGGGAGCGAAAAACAGAACTGAGGATTTTTGATGATATTGAAGCTACTAAGGTAGTCATCAGGAATACCAAACTCTACGTGAACCGCAAAGAAGGTTTTGTGGGCACTTCCCTGAAAAAAGAGGAATATGTAACCGATTGTTCCGATATCGATGATGTGATTTGTTTCACCGCCGATGGTACCATGATGGTCACAAAAGTCGATTCCAAGACTTTTATTGGAAAAGATATTATTCATGTTGCTATTTTCAAGAAAAAAGATAAGCGCACGATCTACAATATGATCTACCGTGATGGTAAAGGCGGAAATGTTTATGTAAAACGTTTTGCCGTGACCTCGATTACCAGGGATAGGGAATATGATCTTACGCAAGGGAAGAAAGATTCGAAAGTGCTTTATTTTTCTGCCAATCCAAATGGGGAGGCTGAGGTGGTCACTGTATTCCTTCGCCAGGTTGGAAGTATCAGAAAGGTAAAATTCGATCTGGATTTTGCTGAAGTTCTTATTAAAGGCCGAAACGTAAAAGGAAATATCGTTACAAAATATTCGGTAAAACGAATTGAGCTTAAAGAAGAAGGAGTCTCTACCTTAAAACCCAGGAGGATCTGGTTTGATGAAACCGTGAAAAGACTCAATGTAGATGAACGTGGAGAACTTTTAGGTGAATTCCGTGGGGAAGATCGTTTGCTGGTCATCACGCAAGATGGAGTGGCGAAAACCATAAAACCGGAATTAACCACCAGATTTGACGAAGAAATGGTAGTTCTTGAGAAATGGGTAAAAGACAAACCTATTTCCGCAATTTACTGGGAGCCTGAAAAGGAGCGTTATTATGTAAAGCGTTTCCTGATTGAAAATCCAGATAAGGAAGAGAAATTTATCAGTGAACATCCCGATTCATTTTTGGAGGTGATTTCTACCGATTATTATCCTGTTGCAGAAGTAGTTTATACAAAACCTAAAGGAAAAGAACGCCGGGAAAACGATGAAATTAACCTTGAAGAATTTATTTCAGTGAAAGGGATTAAAGCTCTTGGAAATCAATTAACTACTGAAAAAGTTAACCAAATTAATCTTCTGGATCCAATTCCTTATGAAGGACAAAACGAGGATGAAGAAGATACTGAAGACGAAACCGATTCAGAGAAAGACATTACGGCAGAAGATATCAAATCTGGAGAAATAAAAAAGGTAGATAAAAAGTCATCTTCAGATGGCCAACCTTCCTTATTTGACGAGTAA